From Candidatus Methylomirabilota bacterium:
CAGTGGCCCCCGCAGAGGGGTGGCCCCTCTTTTACCCTACTTATAGTACCTCTCCGCTCGTTTGTCTACTAGATATGGTATGGTTAAGTATTGGCCAAGCAGTGATGTCACCCGCTCGTTTCTTAGAGTCCCACCGATCTTCGGGCTGACGATCTCCCCTCTGGCACTCCTTGCCAGTGAGGTCTTCTCTGAAGGAAAAGTCGCCGATGGCCGAACAGAACCAGAAAGGTGTTTATCTCAATTGGAGAGGTCCAAAGCATCTCCCAGTGCGTATCTGGTGTCAAGTGCCTGCCACTGGCTTCACCCAACCCGCACGCACGTGATTGCGGGAGGGTGGCACTGCTCCCCACGTATTGTTCAAACCCGGGAGGGTTACCTCATGGTAGAGGAAGTCCTCGAACCTAGATTCCCCAGCCACCGCTCAGATGGATATTGGCCCCGTTAACATACCGGGTGTCCTCTGAGAGAAGAAAAGCCACCGCGGCGACAGCGTCGTCAACCGTCCCGATATAACCGGCAGGGATCTTCTTCTCCATCGCCTTCAGCTCTTCGGCCGGTGCGCTCCCCGAGTCAATGAAGCCAGGCGAGATCGCGTTCACGGTGATGCCGTGCGGGGCCAGCACCCGGGCCAGCGTGCGGGTCAGGATGAGGACCCCTGTCTTCGCGATGTGGTGGGCCGTGAGCTGGGGTTGCGCGATCAGCCGATCGGCATTCGCCATACTAAAGGTGATAATGCGCCCCCACTTTCGTTCGATCATGCCGGGGGCCACGAGGCGGGTGAGGTAGAAGACTGGATGGAGATTATTGTTGAACATCGCATGCCAACCCTCGAGGGTTTCCTCCAGCAAGGGGGCCCGGTGGTAGGGGCCCACGCAATTGATCAGGGCATCAATCCGCCCCCATGTCTTTTCGACCTCTCGGACCAAGCCTAATGCAGCCTCGGGATCGGAAACATCGGCCTGCACTCCCAGGCCGCTGCTCCCCTTTTTCTTGATCGCCTCGACCGTCTCCTGAGCCTCCCGTTCACTGGTGCGATAGCAGAGGGCAACATCCCAACCGTCTTCTGCTAAGTGAAGGGCGGTGGCCCGCCCGATTCCGCGGGCCCCTCCCGTGATCAAGGCTACCCGATTCTTCACTTCGTCTCCCTCACCATGCTTGCCAGCTTATAGGCCGCACCCAGCATTCGGACCTTTGGATCCGCCTCTGCGGCCCGACTATACGGGACTGATCACGCGGGTGTCAAACGATCCCAATATAGCGGTCAGCGGTTAGCACTCAGCCGTCAGCACTCACGGAAATTCGAAATTGGAAATGTCCAGGTCATCGGTCGTCGGTCATCGATCTGCGGTCCTCGGTGGTCGGTCATCGGTATTAAGGAGAGGCGGGGAGGAGACTGCGAACCTCAAAGAGGTCTTTCGCTTTCACGCAGTCGAGGAGGGGCCATACACCTAGAGGATCGAGGAGAATGGCGTCAAGGCCGACACGGCGCGCCCCGACGACGTCGAGGCTGTAAAAATCGCCCACATAAACCGCTTCATTCGGCGTGACACCGGTTCGCTCCAGGGCCCAATGAAAGATGCGCGGATCGGGCTTTTCAAAGCCCACGACGTGCGAATCCACGATGACGCTGAAGTACTCTGCCAGACCCACTTCATTGAGCAAGGTCTCGAGTCGCCCATCGGAGTTCGAGATGACTCCTAACTGGTACCCTTTTCCCTTGAGATCCCCCAGAACCTCCCTGGCCCCTGGCACGGCACCCCCCCGCCAGAGGTTGGAATGCCGATTGATCTCCCGGAGTTCCTGCAGGAACCGCTCTGCCTTCTCCCTCCAAGGGAGTCCCATCTCTTCACAGATGTAACGAACATAGCGGGAGAAGATCTCGGGAGACTCTCGCACCGTTACCTTAGCCAGAAATGGGTCGAGCTTTACCCGGGCTCGACACTCGGCCCTCCAGACCTCTTCCTGGTCGACGAGGAAATCTTGCCGCTTCAGTGCATCCACTATCACGGCATAGTCGAGGCTGAGGATGGTATTTCCCGCATCGAAAAAGACTGCCTTCAGTGTCATCCCCGTCTCCGCACAGTGACCTTGTAAAGCTCTTGGGCGAGGGCCGCAATTGCCTCCTGTCCCTCGACCCCCTTTTTCCAGGCCGCGGGTATTCCCGCAATCCCGACCCGGGCTCCACTCACGGCCCCGGTGATGGCCCCCGCCGTGTCGGTATCGCCCCCTCCGCGAACCGCCGCCAACACGGCGCGGGGGAAGTCGTCGGGTGCATGGAAGAAGCAAAAGGCGGTCCATGCCACCGTCTCCACCACGTACGCCCCCACTCCCAAAGCTTCGCTTGCCTGTGGCGGATTGGCGCCTCGTCCCAGGAGTTCCAAGCTCCGCTGCAGGTTATCGCTCACCCGACTACCGGATACGAACTGGATGGTTTCCTCGAGTAACTCTTTCCCCGGAACCACCCCTGCCACCAGACGGGCTACAAGGAAGGCCACTGCCCGGCTCCCCGCAACCGCATCCGCGTTCTTGTGCGTGATCTCCGCGTCCAGGGCACAGGCCTTCCGCAGCCCCTCGAGATCCTCGTGA
This genomic window contains:
- a CDS encoding SDR family oxidoreductase, with amino-acid sequence MKNRVALITGGARGIGRATALHLAEDGWDVALCYRTSEREAQETVEAIKKKGSSGLGVQADVSDPEAALGLVREVEKTWGRIDALINCVGPYHRAPLLEETLEGWHAMFNNNLHPVFYLTRLVAPGMIERKWGRIITFSMANADRLIAQPQLTAHHIAKTGVLILTRTLARVLAPHGITVNAISPGFIDSGSAPAEELKAMEKKIPAGYIGTVDDAVAAVAFLLSEDTRYVNGANIHLSGGWGI
- a CDS encoding HAD-IA family hydrolase, with amino-acid sequence MTLKAVFFDAGNTILSLDYAVIVDALKRQDFLVDQEEVWRAECRARVKLDPFLAKVTVRESPEIFSRYVRYICEEMGLPWREKAERFLQELREINRHSNLWRGGAVPGAREVLGDLKGKGYQLGVISNSDGRLETLLNEVGLAEYFSVIVDSHVVGFEKPDPRIFHWALERTGVTPNEAVYVGDFYSLDVVGARRVGLDAILLDPLGVWPLLDCVKAKDLFEVRSLLPASP
- a CDS encoding ADP-ribosylglycohydrolase family protein — encoded protein: MAATPSIEDRLQSCLLGLAIGDALGMPFEGLSSWVVGPVLDEVQGFHESSHRGLGAGQWTDDTQMTLCLARSLVRRGQAEPEDIAREYLGWFQSEDVRGIGATTRSAMARLEAGAGWHESGTEGQYAAGNGAAMRAAPLGLLYHEDLEGLRKACALDAEITHKNADAVAGSRAVAFLVARLVAGVVPGKELLEETIQFVSGSRVSDNLQRSLELLGRGANPPQASEALGVGAYVVETVAWTAFCFFHAPDDFPRAVLAAVRGGGDTDTAGAITGAVSGARVGIAGIPAAWKKGVEGQEAIAALAQELYKVTVRRRG